A genomic stretch from Kogia breviceps isolate mKogBre1 chromosome 1, mKogBre1 haplotype 1, whole genome shotgun sequence includes:
- the RPA2 gene encoding replication protein A 32 kDa subunit isoform X1, with protein MWTSNDEWGGLRDSQEGFSKRLGGFESYSSSSFGGAGGYTQSPGGFGSPTPSQAEKKSRARAQHIVPCTISQLLSATLVDEVFKIGNVEISQVTIVGIIRNAEKAATNIVYKIDDMTAAPMDVRQWVDTDDASSENTVVPPETYVKVAGHLRSFQNKKSLVAFKIMPLEDMNEFTTHILEVVNAHMMLSKSNSQPSAGRAPISNPGMGEAGNFGGNIFMPANGLNMAQNQVLNLIKACPRPEGLNFQDLKNQLQHMTVASIKQAVDFLSNEGHIYSTVDDDHFKSTDAE; from the exons ATGTGGACCAGTAATGATGAGTGGGGCGGATTACGAGACTCGCAAGAAGGATTTAGCAAGAGGCTGG GTGGATTTGAAAGCTATAGCAGTTCCTCCTTTGGGGGAGCCGGAGGCTACACACAGTCCCCTGGGGGCTTTGGATCACCGACACCTTCCCAGGCCGAAAAGAAATCT AGAGCCCGAGCTCAGCATATTGTACCCTGTACCATATCTCAGCTGCTTTCTGCTACTCTGGTTGATGAAGTGTTCAAAATTGGAAATGTTGAGATTTCACAg GTCACTATTGTGGGGATAATCAGAAATGCAGAGAAGGCTGCAACCAACATTGTTTACAAAATAGATGACATGACGGCTGCACCCATGGATGTTCGCCAGTGGGTTGACACAGAT GATGCCAGCAGTGAAAACACTGTGGTTCCTCCAGAAACATATGTGAAAGTGGCTGGTCATCTGCGATCTTTTCAG AACAAGAAAAGCCTGGTAGCCTTTAAGATCATGCCCCTGGAGGATATGAATGAGTTCACCACACACATTCTGGAAGTAGTCAATGCACACATGATGTTGAGCAAGTCCAACAGCCAG CCCTCAGCAGGGAGAGCACCTATCAGCAATCCAGGAATGGGTGAAGCTGGGAACTTCGGTGGGAATATCTTCATGCCAGCAAATGGCCTCAATATGGCCCAGAACCAG GTACTGAATTTGATTAAGGCTTGCCCAAGGCCTGAAGGATTGAACTTTCAGGATCTCAAGAATCAGCTCCAGCACATGACCGTAGCCTCAATCAA gcaAGCTGTGGATTTTCTAAGCAACGAGGGACACATCTATTCCACTGTGGATGATGATCATTTtaaatccacagatgcagaataA
- the RPA2 gene encoding replication protein A 32 kDa subunit isoform X2 — MWTSGFESYSSSSFGGAGGYTQSPGGFGSPTPSQAEKKSRARAQHIVPCTISQLLSATLVDEVFKIGNVEISQVTIVGIIRNAEKAATNIVYKIDDMTAAPMDVRQWVDTDDASSENTVVPPETYVKVAGHLRSFQNKKSLVAFKIMPLEDMNEFTTHILEVVNAHMMLSKSNSQPSAGRAPISNPGMGEAGNFGGNIFMPANGLNMAQNQVLNLIKACPRPEGLNFQDLKNQLQHMTVASIKQAVDFLSNEGHIYSTVDDDHFKSTDAE, encoded by the exons ATGTGGACCA GTGGATTTGAAAGCTATAGCAGTTCCTCCTTTGGGGGAGCCGGAGGCTACACACAGTCCCCTGGGGGCTTTGGATCACCGACACCTTCCCAGGCCGAAAAGAAATCT AGAGCCCGAGCTCAGCATATTGTACCCTGTACCATATCTCAGCTGCTTTCTGCTACTCTGGTTGATGAAGTGTTCAAAATTGGAAATGTTGAGATTTCACAg GTCACTATTGTGGGGATAATCAGAAATGCAGAGAAGGCTGCAACCAACATTGTTTACAAAATAGATGACATGACGGCTGCACCCATGGATGTTCGCCAGTGGGTTGACACAGAT GATGCCAGCAGTGAAAACACTGTGGTTCCTCCAGAAACATATGTGAAAGTGGCTGGTCATCTGCGATCTTTTCAG AACAAGAAAAGCCTGGTAGCCTTTAAGATCATGCCCCTGGAGGATATGAATGAGTTCACCACACACATTCTGGAAGTAGTCAATGCACACATGATGTTGAGCAAGTCCAACAGCCAG CCCTCAGCAGGGAGAGCACCTATCAGCAATCCAGGAATGGGTGAAGCTGGGAACTTCGGTGGGAATATCTTCATGCCAGCAAATGGCCTCAATATGGCCCAGAACCAG GTACTGAATTTGATTAAGGCTTGCCCAAGGCCTGAAGGATTGAACTTTCAGGATCTCAAGAATCAGCTCCAGCACATGACCGTAGCCTCAATCAA gcaAGCTGTGGATTTTCTAAGCAACGAGGGACACATCTATTCCACTGTGGATGATGATCATTTtaaatccacagatgcagaataA